Proteins co-encoded in one Acidiferrobacterales bacterium genomic window:
- the mcrC gene encoding 5-methylcytosine-specific restriction endonuclease system specificity protein McrC — translation MDQATKPLIQNEEVNYVDQIPIRNIWLLMLYASDLYRDLDQSKKSVEDNPDDIPDLVAEILYRRVEQRIRRNLNFGYIARNDVLNRVRGRIDLFQTARQRLLDRGQVACHYNEFTVDTPRNRYVRDALRKMSTVVSSKSNLVNKCRSLALTLERMGVIGERPNHRTITVNQFGLHDANDRPMLQAAYLAFNLALPEEMIGTRVLSNPDRNSLWLRKLFEKSVAGFYDVKLSKKGWRVYPGERCYWPVDLESKTPQIDDILPGMQTDIVLSNKKLKKRIIIDTKFTSILKVGQFRKETLNSGYLYQIYAYLRTQEEQSELARNATGLLLHPVVDGTVYEAVKIQNHEIRFATVDLADSCVEIAKQLLNAVEVEF, via the coding sequence ATGGATCAAGCAACCAAGCCCTTAATTCAAAACGAAGAAGTAAACTACGTTGATCAAATTCCGATACGTAATATCTGGCTGCTCATGCTCTATGCATCAGATCTATACAGAGACCTTGATCAATCAAAAAAATCGGTTGAAGATAACCCTGACGATATTCCGGATTTGGTAGCGGAAATTCTGTATCGCAGAGTCGAACAGCGAATTCGTAGAAATCTGAATTTTGGATACATTGCAAGAAACGATGTTCTCAACCGAGTACGAGGGAGAATAGATTTATTTCAAACCGCACGTCAAAGATTGCTTGACAGAGGACAAGTAGCCTGCCATTACAACGAATTTACCGTTGATACCCCCCGAAATCGCTACGTTCGAGACGCATTGAGGAAAATGTCCACGGTGGTGTCATCTAAGTCCAATCTCGTCAACAAATGCCGATCGCTTGCGCTAACTTTGGAGCGTATGGGCGTAATAGGTGAACGTCCAAATCACAGGACAATAACAGTCAACCAATTCGGTTTGCACGATGCCAATGACCGTCCAATGTTACAAGCGGCATACTTGGCTTTCAATTTGGCCTTACCCGAAGAGATGATTGGCACTAGGGTTCTTTCCAATCCAGACAGAAATTCGCTATGGCTGCGAAAGCTGTTCGAAAAAAGTGTTGCCGGATTTTACGATGTAAAGCTGTCAAAGAAAGGATGGCGGGTTTATCCTGGAGAACGATGTTACTGGCCAGTTGACCTGGAGAGTAAAACCCCTCAAATTGACGACATTCTGCCTGGAATGCAAACTGATATAGTGTTGAGTAATAAAAAGCTTAAAAAACGAATAATAATCGACACCAAATTTACTAGTATTTTGAAGGTAGGGCAGTTTCGTAAAGAAACATTAAATAGCGGCTATCTCTATCAAATCTACGCCTATTTAAGAACCCAGGAAGAACAATCTGAATTAGCACGCAATGCAACAGGTTTGCTACTACATCCAGTAGTAGATGGAACCGTTTATGAAGCCGTAAAAATTCAGAATCACGAAATTCGATTTGCAACGGTAGACTTGGCAGACTCCTGCGTCGAGATCGCAAAACAGCTCTTAAATGCGGTAGAGGTAGAATTTTGA
- a CDS encoding AAA family ATPase codes for MPIYDKPTRELMHEFAAQELKPGQAFTRKDASRWFADNYPNIKSNTVEMHVEGMSVNSNSRRHHSSIKPGKGFDLFYKLGPSEFRLWEPEKDPSPRYKPQIDAEIALSTTQTYDFLDSETRPIWVVASKFGNSDYTSDFIQNGFWENKNRTQDNFYDELNSVRAGDRIILKKSYRSKDKLSFENHGLPVPVMAIDAVGEVLEHPIDDHKLKVEWHQIFQTPRKWYFYDWNRHFWKVSTEAEHGKRLLKFAFEGQEQDIDTFRNNSYWKDRFGDSNNRFVWTNFYEEFANKLLEFKNRRQELLKEINDIEFQVFQKPSLMDRGKDGSEFPMDDFCPFSAFARFNRQITDRNRIRIAGKFADVFGMSQPVPESFEGIPVVSNHTMYFFAFQKDRNTSDIDKLWEIFERALELIDSDYDSLRSSFLTVFDEVARVRGVKWNLSMGLYWIRPWEYLTLDQESRKYLSSRLAIPTDKLIVNDQINGSAYMNLMTELQTRFLEDDFPVNSFPDLSLAAYEDRPVKIKKNKQKVKGEDKKPVLKSYDIESIVEDGCFIKKSRLEEIYKRLKMKKNLILQGPPGTGKTWLARRLAFALIGAKDTRKISALQFHPSLSYEDFIRGWRPSGSSGFDLVDGPFMEVVNIALQDVDSNYVIVIEEINRGNPAQIFGEMLTLIEASKRMPEESLKLIYSKSSEERVYLPNNLFIIGTMNLADRSLTLVDIALRRRFAFIDLKPELNKEWRRWVHEKYQIDKKVLDRLKTRIEQLNETISNDDNLGKQFQIGHSFVTPDIKPDDPWKWFEQVVKTEIGPLLEEYWFDAASKYRDAKKRLLRE; via the coding sequence ATGCCAATTTACGACAAACCCACCAGGGAATTAATGCACGAATTTGCAGCCCAAGAACTAAAACCTGGACAGGCGTTTACTCGCAAGGATGCGAGTCGTTGGTTCGCCGACAACTATCCAAATATCAAAAGCAATACCGTTGAGATGCACGTGGAAGGCATGTCGGTGAATTCTAATAGTCGCCGTCATCATTCCAGTATAAAACCAGGAAAGGGGTTTGACCTGTTCTACAAGTTGGGGCCAAGTGAGTTTCGTTTATGGGAACCCGAAAAAGACCCCTCCCCCCGCTACAAACCACAAATTGATGCAGAAATTGCCTTAAGTACCACCCAAACATACGATTTTCTAGACTCGGAAACTAGGCCTATATGGGTTGTTGCTAGTAAATTTGGAAATTCAGATTACACATCCGACTTCATACAGAATGGATTCTGGGAGAATAAGAATAGAACTCAGGACAATTTCTATGACGAATTGAACTCCGTTAGAGCCGGTGATCGAATCATACTCAAAAAGTCATACCGAAGCAAAGATAAACTTTCTTTCGAAAATCACGGACTTCCAGTACCTGTGATGGCTATTGATGCTGTTGGAGAAGTGTTGGAACATCCAATTGACGACCACAAATTGAAAGTTGAGTGGCATCAAATATTCCAAACTCCACGAAAATGGTATTTCTATGACTGGAATCGACATTTCTGGAAAGTGAGTACGGAGGCAGAACACGGTAAAAGGTTGTTGAAATTTGCGTTCGAAGGACAGGAGCAAGACATCGACACTTTTCGCAATAACTCCTATTGGAAAGACCGTTTCGGAGACTCAAATAATCGTTTTGTTTGGACAAATTTCTACGAAGAGTTTGCTAACAAACTCCTTGAATTTAAGAATCGGCGTCAGGAATTGCTCAAGGAAATTAACGACATTGAGTTTCAAGTTTTTCAAAAACCATCTCTAATGGATAGGGGTAAGGACGGTTCGGAATTCCCTATGGATGACTTTTGCCCTTTCTCGGCGTTTGCGCGATTCAACAGGCAGATAACTGACCGTAATCGAATACGCATTGCAGGTAAATTCGCAGATGTGTTTGGTATGTCTCAGCCTGTGCCTGAATCGTTCGAAGGCATTCCAGTCGTCTCAAACCATACAATGTATTTTTTTGCATTTCAAAAAGATCGGAACACAAGTGACATTGACAAGCTTTGGGAGATATTCGAAAGGGCCTTGGAATTGATTGATTCAGATTACGACAGCCTTCGATCATCATTCTTGACAGTTTTCGACGAAGTTGCACGAGTCCGTGGCGTCAAATGGAATCTCTCAATGGGTCTTTATTGGATTCGCCCTTGGGAATACTTAACCCTTGACCAAGAGTCTCGAAAATATCTTTCAAGTAGGCTCGCAATTCCGACTGACAAATTGATTGTCAATGATCAGATAAATGGGAGTGCGTATATGAATTTGATGACGGAGTTGCAAACACGATTTCTGGAAGACGATTTCCCAGTAAATTCATTCCCAGATCTATCTTTGGCTGCTTATGAAGATAGACCAGTCAAAATAAAGAAAAACAAGCAGAAGGTTAAGGGCGAAGACAAGAAACCAGTGCTCAAATCGTATGACATTGAAAGTATTGTTGAAGATGGGTGCTTCATTAAGAAATCGCGCCTCGAAGAAATTTACAAGCGTCTCAAAATGAAAAAAAACCTAATTCTCCAGGGACCGCCTGGGACAGGGAAAACGTGGCTCGCGAGACGGCTTGCTTTCGCCTTGATCGGAGCAAAAGATACACGCAAAATTAGTGCGCTTCAATTCCACCCTAGTTTGTCGTATGAAGACTTCATTCGTGGTTGGCGACCAAGTGGCAGCAGCGGGTTTGATCTGGTAGACGGACCGTTTATGGAGGTTGTTAATATTGCCCTACAAGACGTGGATTCCAATTATGTAATTGTCATAGAGGAAATTAATCGTGGTAATCCCGCACAGATTTTCGGCGAAATGCTCACGCTGATAGAAGCTAGCAAACGAATGCCTGAAGAAAGTCTAAAACTAATCTACAGCAAATCAAGTGAGGAACGCGTATACCTTCCCAATAACCTGTTCATCATCGGAACGATGAATCTGGCTGACCGGTCATTGACGCTTGTGGACATTGCATTACGTCGACGATTTGCTTTCATTGACTTAAAACCCGAACTCAACAAAGAATGGCGCAGGTGGGTACACGAAAAATATCAAATTGACAAGAAAGTTCTCGATAGGTTGAAGACAAGGATAGAACAGCTGAATGAAACCATTTCCAATGATGATAATCTCGGTAAACAATTCCAAATTGGGCACAGTTTTGTTACACCGGATATAAAACCAGATGATCCTTGGAAATGGTTTGAACAGGTAGTGAAAACCGAAATTGGACCGTTGCTTGAAGAATACTGGTTTGATGCCGCCTCAAAATATAGAGATGCAAAGAAACGTCTTCTTCGCGAGTAG
- a CDS encoding DUF6088 family protein, which produces MRRVSERENGGWVCTPKDFLDLGSRYAVDQSLSRLVKAGQLRRLGHGLYAAFRFSDVLNGPAPASLESIIAALTRRDGARIMTDGMVAANLLGLTNAVPAKVIYLTDGHSRTLDIDGRTICFRHAGPNTMKWAGKPAAPVVQALRWLGPRNTVEGGAALTLNRILPNEVKQDLLDNIHDLPGWAVALVREIAHGGESTA; this is translated from the coding sequence ATGCGAAGAGTGTCCGAGAGAGAAAACGGAGGCTGGGTATGTACACCGAAAGATTTCCTGGATCTGGGCAGTCGCTATGCTGTTGATCAATCTCTGTCACGACTTGTCAAAGCAGGGCAACTACGCAGACTGGGACACGGCCTGTATGCAGCGTTTAGGTTCAGCGATGTGCTGAATGGTCCGGCACCTGCCAGTCTGGAATCAATCATTGCAGCACTGACACGAAGGGACGGAGCGCGGATTATGACAGATGGAATGGTTGCGGCAAATCTGCTGGGGCTCACCAACGCTGTACCTGCGAAAGTAATCTACCTGACAGATGGTCATTCGAGAACGCTGGATATCGATGGCCGAACCATTTGCTTCCGGCATGCTGGCCCGAACACCATGAAGTGGGCAGGGAAACCTGCTGCGCCAGTAGTTCAAGCGTTGCGCTGGTTAGGTCCTCGCAACACCGTTGAGGGAGGGGCAGCCTTAACTTTGAACCGAATTCTTCCGAATGAGGTGAAGCAAGATTTGTTGGACAACATCCATGACTTACCGGGATGGGCTGTTGCGCTGGTGCGCGAAATCGCTCATGGTGGAGAATCTACTGCATGA